Proteins encoded in a region of the Alphaproteobacteria bacterium genome:
- a CDS encoding TetR/AcrR family transcriptional regulator produces the protein MPFDTPDLNFPGVLPSRQKRSRETTAALLRAGAEMLRTHRLEDLSIEALCAEINVTVGAFYSRFESKDAYFNALLSLTGHDGALMRSRMMHDQALAELSLEALCDVLVEGIVSWMRNHEGVLRAALQRGDSREAKWSTFKDLARNGVVVATPALLRAMGPGQRAAKTRAVGFGFQVIFGTLVNAILNDPGPLSLHDKELSVRLSQCFQLLIKTETRPSSAKTTASKTALRLKGTTRAKT, from the coding sequence ATGCCCTTCGACACCCCGGACTTGAATTTTCCCGGCGTACTGCCATCGCGGCAAAAGCGCAGCCGTGAAACGACGGCCGCTCTGCTACGCGCGGGCGCCGAGATGCTGCGAACTCACCGCCTTGAGGACTTGTCGATCGAAGCGCTCTGCGCGGAGATTAATGTCACCGTTGGCGCGTTCTACAGCCGGTTCGAGAGCAAGGATGCGTATTTCAACGCCTTGCTGAGCCTGACCGGACATGACGGCGCACTCATGCGATCACGCATGATGCACGATCAGGCGCTGGCTGAATTGTCTCTTGAGGCGCTTTGCGATGTGCTCGTCGAGGGCATCGTGAGTTGGATGCGCAACCATGAAGGCGTCCTCCGGGCAGCCCTGCAGCGCGGGGACTCCCGCGAAGCCAAATGGAGCACGTTCAAGGATCTGGCGCGAAACGGCGTCGTGGTCGCAACGCCTGCCCTGCTCCGCGCCATGGGGCCGGGCCAGCGCGCGGCGAAGACGCGTGCCGTCGGCTTCGGCTTTCAGGTGATCTTCGGAACGCTGGTCAATGCGATCCTCAACGATCCGGGTCCGCTGTCGCTCCATGATAAAGAGCTATCGGTCCGGCTGAGCCAATGCTTCCAATTGCTGATCAAGACGGAAACGAGGCCCTCCTCCGCAAAAACGACGGCGTCGAAGACAGCATTGCGCCTCAAGGGAACGACGAGAGCAAAGACATAG
- a CDS encoding branched-chain amino acid ABC transporter ATP-binding protein/permease produces the protein MRSRPLALSIGIAIVAAFAALPLLGVAYATSLGLTLLIAFVLAQSWDWVGGEAGYVNLGHFVFYGLGAYVFCILLVRGVPMPACLAIACLLTAAIAAVLAIPLFRLSGDYFAFATLALLPLFELLAFNLTPITGGADGIVLPPHYVLGSAFYLALALAVVTFLLTGILTSSRFGYALKSIRNDELASEIVGIRIFPAKLAVLVLSSAFAALAGAIQGWQLSYIDPPTVFGLNVALVPISMALLGGSGKRWGPIVGVVILFALQQWLLVNVTVLQATVYGLVILLIGRFMPGGLLRAQFAQNIPFVKLLSRDHHRDSVRSNVVPLHAGQLPIKSPASRGDVLLETRDLTMRFGGNVAVNGVNIKIRRGEIVGLVGANGSGKTTLFNCISKVYEPTGAILFDGQPIENLRRDEVSRVGVGRTFQNPRPFGDLTVVENIAIALTYRADSRNLDAAFEESAQFAAFVGLQDRLSSRADALTLQEKKSLELARALALKPKLLLVDEVASGLTPAEVKQFVGHIREIRNTYGITVIWVEHIFSALSQVVDRLIVLEQGSVIADAPLAEAVKDPKVLKSYLGAGPANVA, from the coding sequence ATGCGAAGCCGTCCCCTCGCTCTTTCGATCGGAATCGCGATCGTCGCGGCGTTTGCCGCCCTTCCCCTGCTCGGCGTCGCTTACGCGACGAGCCTTGGCCTGACTTTGCTCATCGCCTTCGTCCTCGCACAAAGCTGGGACTGGGTCGGCGGCGAAGCCGGTTATGTCAATCTGGGCCATTTCGTATTTTATGGCCTCGGCGCCTATGTGTTCTGCATCCTGCTGGTTCGCGGCGTGCCGATGCCGGCATGCCTTGCGATCGCCTGCCTGCTGACGGCTGCGATAGCTGCCGTGTTGGCCATTCCTCTATTCCGGCTAAGCGGCGACTATTTTGCATTCGCCACGCTTGCGCTATTGCCGCTGTTCGAACTTCTTGCTTTCAACCTTACGCCGATCACCGGCGGCGCGGATGGAATCGTGCTGCCTCCACATTACGTGTTGGGCTCCGCGTTTTATCTCGCCCTCGCCCTCGCTGTCGTAACATTCCTGCTCACGGGCATACTAACGTCGAGCCGCTTCGGCTATGCCCTGAAGAGCATCCGTAACGACGAACTCGCCTCCGAGATCGTCGGCATCCGGATATTTCCCGCCAAGCTCGCGGTTCTCGTGCTGAGTTCCGCCTTTGCCGCATTGGCTGGCGCTATTCAGGGCTGGCAGCTCAGCTACATCGACCCTCCGACAGTATTCGGTCTCAACGTCGCGCTGGTGCCAATCTCGATGGCCCTGCTCGGCGGATCCGGCAAGCGCTGGGGGCCTATCGTCGGCGTCGTGATCCTTTTCGCCCTGCAGCAGTGGCTTCTGGTCAACGTCACCGTCCTGCAGGCGACAGTCTACGGTCTCGTTATTCTGCTGATCGGACGTTTCATGCCCGGCGGATTGCTTCGTGCGCAGTTTGCCCAGAACATTCCGTTCGTTAAGCTGCTGTCACGGGATCATCATCGCGACAGCGTCCGGTCGAATGTCGTGCCGCTGCACGCAGGCCAGTTGCCGATCAAGTCGCCGGCCTCGCGCGGCGATGTGCTGCTCGAAACCCGCGACCTCACCATGCGTTTCGGCGGCAACGTCGCCGTCAACGGGGTCAACATTAAAATCCGCCGCGGCGAGATCGTCGGCCTGGTGGGCGCAAACGGTTCCGGGAAGACGACTCTCTTCAACTGCATCTCGAAGGTCTATGAGCCGACAGGCGCTATCCTGTTCGACGGTCAGCCGATTGAAAACCTTCGCCGCGACGAAGTGTCTCGCGTCGGCGTCGGGCGCACGTTCCAGAATCCACGTCCGTTCGGCGATCTCACCGTGGTTGAAAATATCGCGATCGCCCTGACCTACCGCGCCGACAGCCGGAATCTCGACGCAGCATTCGAGGAGAGCGCCCAGTTCGCCGCTTTCGTCGGGTTGCAAGACCGGCTGTCGAGCCGCGCCGATGCCCTCACGCTCCAGGAAAAGAAGAGCCTCGAGTTGGCGCGCGCGTTGGCCCTGAAGCCGAAGCTGCTGCTGGTGGACGAGGTCGCATCCGGACTGACACCTGCAGAAGTCAAGCAGTTCGTCGGCCATATCCGGGAAATCCGTAACACCTATGGCATCACGGTGATCTGGGTCGAACACATCTTTTCGGCGCTTTCGCAGGTCGTCGATCGTCTTATCGTGCTGGAGCAGGGTTCGGTTATCGCCGACGCTCCTCTGGCAGAAGCCGTGAAGGATCCGAAGGTCCTGAAATCCTACCTTGGCGCCGGCCCGGCGAACGTCGCATGA
- a CDS encoding MFS transporter translates to MTDRKTEPGAWRVVGLLFFFMLINFADKAIIGLAAVPIMDEMKLSPSEFGLVGSAFFLLFAISSIIVGFIANRIQSRWILLAMGLIWALTQFPMVGSVGIGTLVACRIILGAGEGPAYPIALHAAYKWFPNERRTLPTAVIAQGAGVGIMIVLPLLNLLIVHYSWHWAFGALGIAGLLWTVAWAAWGREGPLVHTESAASLSDNRVPYRRLLLNPTIIASWCAYFGAYWALSLSLSWQAAYFVHGLGFVQRSVGLLTALTSGLGVIVVIGLGWYSQRLMARGVSSRIARGCLGGACVAFGGILLVALPHIDNITGKIIAGACGMAFPSIIYVISHAVIGEITPVSQRGALLAISNAIGTTAGLIAPYVMGSLVEKATTPLDGFNSGFVICGVIMLAGGTIGMMFIRPEAEARRIAPARTAVLAGSTT, encoded by the coding sequence ATGACCGATCGAAAGACAGAACCAGGGGCATGGCGTGTCGTCGGCCTGCTCTTCTTCTTCATGCTGATCAATTTCGCCGACAAGGCCATCATCGGCCTCGCCGCCGTTCCCATTATGGATGAGATGAAGCTGTCGCCGAGCGAGTTCGGCCTCGTCGGCTCTGCCTTCTTTCTTCTCTTCGCCATTTCCTCGATCATTGTCGGCTTCATCGCCAATCGCATCCAGTCCCGCTGGATTTTGCTGGCTATGGGGTTGATCTGGGCACTCACACAGTTTCCGATGGTGGGCTCGGTCGGCATCGGGACGCTGGTCGCATGCCGCATCATTCTCGGCGCCGGCGAAGGTCCGGCCTATCCCATCGCACTGCATGCCGCCTACAAGTGGTTCCCCAACGAACGGCGCACGCTCCCCACGGCGGTCATCGCGCAGGGCGCAGGCGTCGGCATCATGATTGTGCTGCCGCTGCTTAATCTTCTGATCGTTCATTATTCGTGGCACTGGGCATTCGGCGCGCTAGGCATCGCCGGCCTGCTGTGGACGGTCGCCTGGGCCGCATGGGGCCGCGAAGGTCCACTTGTGCATACCGAGTCCGCAGCGAGTCTGTCAGACAACCGTGTCCCCTATCGTCGCCTGTTGCTCAATCCAACGATCATCGCGAGCTGGTGCGCCTATTTCGGCGCCTACTGGGCGCTGTCACTCAGCCTGTCGTGGCAGGCAGCTTACTTTGTTCATGGCCTCGGTTTCGTGCAACGCTCGGTGGGCCTGCTGACCGCACTCACATCCGGTCTCGGCGTGATCGTCGTGATCGGCCTGGGCTGGTACTCGCAGCGGCTGATGGCGCGCGGGGTCAGCAGCCGCATCGCAAGGGGGTGTCTGGGAGGCGCATGCGTCGCCTTCGGCGGGATTTTGCTGGTCGCATTGCCGCATATCGACAACATTACGGGAAAAATCATCGCCGGTGCCTGCGGAATGGCCTTCCCCTCGATCATCTATGTGATCTCGCATGCGGTGATCGGCGAGATCACGCCGGTCAGTCAACGTGGTGCGTTGCTCGCCATCAGCAATGCGATTGGCACCACCGCCGGGCTGATCGCGCCTTATGTGATGGGAAGCCTCGTCGAGAAAGCCACCACGCCACTCGACGGCTTCAACAGCGGCTTCGTTATCTGCGGCGTCATCATGCTGGCGGGAGGAACCATCGGAATGATGTTCATCCGCCCTGAAGCAGAAGCCAGACGCATCGCCCCTGCCCGCACCGCCGTGCTGGCCGGAAGCACGACCTGA
- a CDS encoding amino acid ABC transporter substrate-binding protein, protein MKITHAAFCGSLLAAVASSILPANAKIGSCTDPIVLGTTISETGPFSTLTDRWRQMTENFFDEINKDGGILVKSCNKKLPVKVVIYDDQSNPTTAVSLYEKMATVDQVDFFLGPDWTSLGLPVPTVAERNQIPLVAANVATKSAYERGLKYMWGTPYPIVPLWSERYFDMISHVQPKPKTIFFVTHDNPVMKAITDTWTKKAEANGLKIVGRELFPADTKDFSAIVLKVRAAKPDIVYIASFDNVSGPLVQQMRQQRIKAMDVHHTMLTGALARQTGKDVEGMTGELAWYPGIGGDYSDLVKRVLERSKVDMFETIFTMGRISSYLVMVQAIERAGAVDREKVRAALTKGTFKAPTGDVIFDETGFPTTNGAFTIQMQEGKVKVVWPEKSATGKLIWPSPSWQ, encoded by the coding sequence ATGAAAATCACACACGCCGCGTTCTGCGGCAGCCTTCTTGCAGCCGTTGCTAGCAGCATATTACCGGCAAACGCAAAGATCGGAAGCTGCACGGATCCGATCGTTCTCGGCACGACGATTTCCGAAACCGGCCCATTCTCGACGCTGACCGATCGTTGGCGTCAGATGACCGAAAACTTCTTCGACGAGATCAACAAGGATGGCGGCATCCTCGTGAAATCCTGCAACAAGAAGTTGCCGGTCAAGGTCGTGATCTATGACGACCAGAGCAATCCAACCACCGCCGTATCGCTTTATGAGAAGATGGCGACAGTCGATCAGGTCGACTTTTTCCTCGGCCCGGACTGGACATCGCTCGGATTGCCGGTTCCGACCGTCGCCGAACGCAACCAGATTCCTCTGGTGGCGGCGAACGTCGCAACCAAGTCGGCTTATGAGCGCGGCCTGAAATACATGTGGGGCACGCCTTATCCCATCGTCCCGCTCTGGTCAGAGCGTTACTTCGACATGATCTCTCACGTTCAGCCGAAGCCGAAGACGATTTTCTTCGTCACCCACGATAATCCGGTGATGAAGGCCATCACGGACACCTGGACCAAGAAGGCGGAAGCCAACGGCCTGAAGATTGTCGGCCGCGAGCTGTTTCCGGCCGATACCAAGGACTTCAGCGCGATCGTGCTGAAGGTCCGCGCGGCCAAGCCTGACATCGTCTACATTGCGTCGTTCGATAACGTATCCGGTCCGCTCGTTCAGCAGATGCGACAGCAACGCATCAAGGCGATGGACGTGCATCACACCATGCTGACCGGCGCCCTCGCCCGCCAAACCGGCAAGGACGTCGAAGGCATGACCGGCGAACTCGCATGGTATCCCGGCATCGGCGGCGACTATAGCGATCTCGTCAAGCGCGTCCTCGAACGGTCGAAAGTCGACATGTTCGAGACGATCTTCACCATGGGCCGTATCTCGTCTTACCTCGTTATGGTGCAGGCCATCGAGCGCGCCGGTGCGGTTGACCGCGAAAAGGTTCGTGCCGCTCTGACCAAGGGAACGTTCAAGGCTCCGACCGGCGATGTCATCTTCGATGAAACCGGCTTCCCGACCACGAACGGCGCCTTCACGATCCAGATGCAGGAAGGCAAGGTGAAGGTCGTGTGGCCGGAGAAGTCCGCCACCGGCAAGCTCATCTGGCCTTCGCCAAGCTGGCAATAA
- a CDS encoding arylsulfatase, translating into MGERDKGEAFQGTIGKTIADSKPWWPPEKKPQPSAPNILVVLFDDVGFSDFGCYGSSIRTPTIDRLAAEGLRYSGFHTTAMCSTTRAALLTGCNHHSVGVGCLANFDSGYPGYRGKIAREAGTIAEILRTTGYRNYMVGKWHVTPLTESGATGPFDGWPLGRGFDRFYGFLDAETDQYSPELVADNTHIDPPGTYETGYHLTADLVDQSIRFIADHMADRPDLPWLTWLAFGACHAPHQAPSDLIKGYDKHFGHGWDVERERRLARQKAMGLVPQETRMAPRNDGVKAWDEHSEDERRVFTRLQSAFAGMLDHADQHLARLIAFLETAGVRDNTLIVVLSDNGASQEGGPLGFVNAMGPYNFRPEPIPEKLQRIDDIGGPDTHSNFPLGWAMASNTPLRRYKQNTHGGGIRDPFVISWPQRIKAKGELRHQFVHATDLVPTLLDVIGVKPPLSIGGYEQMPLEGESFVKSLSDPNAPSRTKPQYFEMFGHRGLWHDGWKAVAFHPPGTAFEKDKWELFHLDRDFSEVDNLAERDPERLKRMIDMWWDQAEKHKVLPLDDRFGPRFAENAARFHGPRHNFVFHTGMGHVPTDVAPDVRSRNYMIEADLDPSGAVVEGVLIAHGDATSGYSLYVKDNRLVHDLNIGGAHNILTSDREIPAGARHLGVEVTRWTTDGKPRKGPVPGFSRITLRIDGAPAGSFDTVLGFHNLISWSGLDIGRDRGSPVSHYAAPFEFTGNLLRVRVTMDIEQHLDGDGVGEAEMARQ; encoded by the coding sequence ATGGGTGAGCGAGACAAAGGCGAGGCGTTTCAAGGCACTATCGGCAAGACTATCGCCGACTCCAAGCCATGGTGGCCGCCGGAAAAGAAGCCGCAGCCCTCGGCACCCAATATTCTTGTGGTGCTGTTCGACGATGTCGGCTTTTCCGATTTTGGCTGCTACGGCTCGTCGATCCGCACCCCGACGATCGACAGATTGGCGGCGGAAGGGTTGCGCTACAGCGGATTTCATACCACGGCGATGTGTTCGACAACCCGTGCGGCGCTGTTGACCGGCTGCAATCATCATTCGGTAGGCGTGGGGTGTCTGGCGAACTTCGACAGCGGTTATCCCGGCTATCGCGGCAAGATCGCGCGCGAGGCCGGGACGATCGCGGAAATTCTCCGCACCACCGGCTATCGGAATTACATGGTCGGCAAGTGGCATGTAACGCCGTTGACGGAGAGTGGAGCGACCGGGCCGTTCGATGGCTGGCCGCTCGGCCGTGGCTTCGATCGTTTCTACGGCTTTCTCGATGCCGAGACCGATCAATATTCACCCGAACTTGTCGCCGACAATACGCATATCGATCCACCGGGCACCTATGAGACCGGCTATCACCTGACGGCGGATCTCGTCGATCAATCCATTCGCTTTATCGCCGATCACATGGCGGATCGTCCCGATCTGCCGTGGCTGACATGGCTGGCTTTCGGGGCGTGCCATGCGCCGCATCAGGCGCCAAGCGATCTGATCAAGGGCTACGACAAGCACTTCGGGCATGGGTGGGACGTGGAGCGCGAACGGCGCTTGGCGCGGCAAAAGGCGATGGGTCTTGTGCCGCAGGAGACCAGGATGGCGCCGCGTAATGACGGCGTCAAAGCCTGGGACGAGCACAGCGAAGACGAGCGCCGCGTCTTCACGCGCCTTCAATCGGCATTTGCAGGAATGCTCGATCATGCGGATCAGCATCTCGCGCGGCTGATCGCATTCCTCGAAACCGCGGGCGTGCGGGACAACACGCTGATTGTGGTGCTGTCCGACAATGGCGCCAGCCAAGAGGGCGGGCCGCTGGGTTTTGTCAACGCGATGGGGCCTTATAATTTTCGCCCTGAGCCGATCCCTGAAAAACTGCAGCGCATCGACGATATCGGCGGGCCTGACACTCATTCGAATTTTCCGCTGGGCTGGGCGATGGCATCCAACACGCCGCTGCGGCGCTACAAGCAAAATACCCATGGCGGCGGCATTCGCGATCCGTTCGTGATCTCGTGGCCGCAACGGATCAAGGCCAAGGGCGAACTGCGCCATCAATTCGTCCACGCCACGGATCTTGTGCCGACACTTCTGGATGTGATCGGTGTTAAGCCGCCATTGTCGATCGGCGGATATGAACAGATGCCGCTGGAAGGCGAGAGTTTCGTGAAATCGCTCTCCGATCCGAACGCGCCCTCGCGCACCAAGCCGCAATATTTCGAGATGTTCGGTCATCGCGGGCTTTGGCACGACGGCTGGAAGGCCGTCGCATTTCATCCGCCCGGCACGGCATTTGAGAAAGACAAGTGGGAGCTGTTTCATCTCGATCGAGATTTCTCGGAAGTCGATAATCTCGCCGAACGTGATCCCGAGCGGCTGAAACGGATGATCGATATGTGGTGGGATCAGGCGGAGAAGCACAAGGTGCTGCCACTGGACGATCGCTTCGGTCCACGTTTTGCGGAGAATGCCGCGCGTTTTCATGGCCCGCGCCATAACTTCGTTTTTCACACCGGAATGGGACACGTGCCGACAGACGTCGCGCCGGATGTGCGCAGCCGGAATTATATGATCGAGGCGGATCTGGACCCGAGCGGAGCGGTGGTCGAAGGCGTTCTGATCGCCCATGGCGACGCGACATCCGGCTACAGTCTCTACGTCAAGGACAACCGGCTGGTGCATGATCTAAATATCGGCGGCGCCCATAATATTCTCACATCGGACCGCGAGATTCCTGCCGGTGCGCGTCATCTCGGGGTTGAGGTTACGCGCTGGACAACGGACGGCAAGCCGCGCAAGGGGCCGGTACCGGGCTTCAGCCGGATTACACTTCGGATCGATGGAGCGCCGGCAGGATCGTTTGACACGGTGCTGGGATTCCACAATCTGATTTCGTGGTCGGGGCTGGACATCGGACGGGATCGCGGCAGTCCGGTGTCGCATTATGCGGCTCCGTTCGAGTTCACGGGAAATCTGCTTCGGGTGCGTGTCACCATGGACATCGAGCAGCACCTCGACGGTGATGGCGTCGGAGAGGCCGAGATGGCGCGGCAGTGA
- a CDS encoding branched-chain amino acid ABC transporter permease yields the protein MSFDILAQVAIGGLLIGGLYALFAFGLSLIYGVARILNFAHGTLLATAGIAASVLYATLNWHPLIILAILVPAFFLFGCVFFLFLINPLRKRNHFQTTVGTVLTTVGALIILSDVAAWLAGPRPRNIPIRSDVFEIGDILIPTSQAYMLAGIILFTIALHFFLQRSWFGRSVRAVTQDHTGAEICGVRSAKVHAMTFGLGSSLAAIAGVLYAMTFPIDPYAGFHLTVKAFTIIVLGGIGNLIGALIAGLVLGLAEAFTAFFWASEWAPAISIVLLLLILVLFPRGLTSWKRA from the coding sequence ATGTCGTTCGACATTCTGGCACAAGTCGCTATTGGAGGCCTCCTCATCGGAGGCCTCTATGCCCTGTTCGCGTTCGGTCTTTCGCTGATCTACGGCGTCGCCCGCATTCTCAACTTTGCCCACGGGACGCTGCTTGCAACGGCGGGTATTGCTGCGAGCGTGCTTTACGCCACGCTGAACTGGCATCCGCTGATTATTCTCGCGATCCTGGTTCCGGCTTTCTTTCTGTTCGGATGCGTTTTCTTCCTTTTCCTGATCAACCCGCTGCGCAAGCGCAATCACTTCCAGACCACCGTCGGCACGGTTCTGACCACCGTCGGTGCGCTGATTATCCTGAGTGACGTCGCCGCGTGGCTGGCGGGACCGCGCCCGCGCAACATTCCGATCCGTTCGGACGTTTTCGAGATCGGCGATATCCTGATCCCCACCTCGCAGGCCTATATGCTCGCCGGGATCATCCTCTTCACGATCGCGCTTCACTTTTTCCTGCAGCGCTCCTGGTTCGGCCGCTCGGTGCGAGCCGTGACGCAGGATCACACGGGTGCCGAAATCTGCGGCGTGCGCAGCGCCAAGGTGCACGCCATGACGTTCGGCCTTGGTTCGTCACTCGCGGCGATCGCTGGCGTGCTGTACGCGATGACATTCCCGATCGACCCTTATGCGGGCTTTCACCTGACGGTGAAGGCATTCACCATCATCGTGCTCGGCGGAATCGGAAATCTGATCGGCGCGCTGATCGCCGGTCTTGTGCTCGGCCTTGCCGAAGCCTTCACCGCGTTCTTTTGGGCCTCCGAATGGGCGCCCGCGATCAGCATTGTCCTCCTCCTCCTGATCCTGGTGCTGTTCCCGCGCGGACTGACATCCTGGAAACGAGCCTGA
- a CDS encoding aldehyde dehydrogenase family protein, translating into MSDTLTDETSLMQSYAALRDAWIAKGGLSVAQRCAILKALRSSLRQRADDYVAAISADFRGRSRHETLLTEIAVVISAIDYTLPRIKKWARPSSIALGFPIWPARGGLVPQPRGVVGVVAPSNYPLQLALMPLVSAISAGCRVLIKPSEMTPRTAQLIAQHIGEIFDPSIIGVVCGDANLSAQFVRLPFDALLFTGSHRTGAKVAEAAAANMTPLILELGGKSPVIVDRGADLVTAAESIIAGKLMNAGQTCVAPDYVLVARENYDGLVGELKAAARKLYPDREARDYSAILSDTAIARLEKLESAEQTLDLLDSDIAAPRFQPKLILSPARNHAVMTEEIFGPLLSILTYDTIDEAIEMVRSQPPALVIYWFGGKNERFHAVIAKTMSGAVSINETVLHAGISALPFGGVGGSGIGRYHGKAGFDAFSNQRVIFEQSKWSLTRLLRPPFGMRADRILRRLVK; encoded by the coding sequence ATGTCTGATACTCTGACAGACGAGACATCGCTGATGCAATCCTATGCGGCTTTGCGTGACGCCTGGATCGCCAAGGGTGGGCTCTCAGTCGCGCAGCGTTGCGCGATCCTCAAGGCATTGCGCAGCAGCCTGCGGCAACGAGCCGATGACTACGTTGCTGCAATATCGGCCGATTTTCGCGGGCGCTCGAGGCATGAAACGCTACTGACGGAAATCGCAGTGGTGATCTCGGCGATCGACTATACTCTCCCTCGCATCAAAAAATGGGCGCGTCCATCATCGATTGCTCTCGGTTTTCCGATCTGGCCGGCGCGCGGTGGCCTGGTGCCGCAGCCGCGCGGCGTTGTCGGTGTGGTCGCGCCGAGCAACTATCCGTTGCAGCTTGCGCTGATGCCGCTGGTGTCGGCGATTTCTGCCGGATGCCGCGTTCTGATCAAGCCTTCGGAAATGACGCCACGAACCGCGCAACTGATCGCGCAGCATATCGGGGAAATTTTCGATCCCTCGATTATCGGTGTTGTCTGCGGCGATGCAAATTTGTCCGCACAGTTCGTTCGATTGCCATTCGATGCACTGCTGTTCACGGGCTCGCACCGCACCGGCGCCAAGGTGGCGGAAGCCGCTGCTGCCAACATGACGCCGCTGATTCTCGAACTTGGCGGAAAGTCGCCAGTGATCGTCGATCGGGGGGCTGACCTCGTCACGGCCGCGGAATCGATTATCGCCGGCAAGTTGATGAATGCGGGCCAGACCTGCGTTGCTCCGGACTATGTTCTCGTGGCGCGCGAGAACTATGATGGCCTCGTTGGGGAACTGAAGGCGGCCGCGCGCAAGCTTTATCCGGATCGGGAGGCACGGGACTATTCCGCGATATTGTCGGACACCGCGATCGCTCGGCTGGAAAAACTGGAATCCGCGGAGCAGACACTCGATCTGCTGGACAGCGATATCGCCGCACCGCGCTTCCAGCCAAAGCTGATTTTGTCTCCGGCTCGGAATCATGCGGTGATGACGGAAGAAATCTTCGGTCCGCTGCTGTCGATCCTGACTTACGATACCATCGACGAGGCTATCGAGATGGTGCGCAGCCAGCCGCCGGCCCTGGTGATCTATTGGTTCGGCGGGAAGAACGAGCGGTTTCACGCAGTGATAGCAAAAACGATGTCGGGCGCGGTGTCGATAAACGAGACGGTGCTGCATGCCGGTATCAGCGCTCTTCCGTTTGGCGGCGTCGGCGGCTCGGGCATCGGTCGGTATCATGGCAAGGCGGGCTTCGATGCCTTCTCTAATCAGCGCGTCATCTTCGAACAATCGAAATGGAGCCTGACGCGTTTGTTGCGTCCGCCATTCGGAATGCGGGCGGATCGGATCCTGCGCAGGTTGGTGAAATAG
- a CDS encoding ABC transporter ATP-binding protein, with translation MLEVSNISVSHGSLQALWDVSFHVGKGERVGILGANGAGKSTTLGALMGLYPPSSGEIRLLGHPLAGKPPTECVTHGLALVPEGRRLFPEMSVRENLEMGAYLPAARRALAENIEKVYSLFPILKQKAGQHAGELSGGQQQMVAIGRALMTSPRILLLDEPFLGVAPLLVDEVMHALGLIAADGMTVVLVEQNIHRALDFVDRAYVIESGRIVLEGTRESLLGDTNFSNKFLGID, from the coding sequence ATGCTCGAAGTCTCAAATATTTCCGTATCACACGGCAGCCTGCAGGCACTGTGGGACGTCTCTTTCCATGTCGGCAAAGGTGAACGCGTCGGCATCCTGGGCGCGAACGGTGCCGGCAAGAGCACCACGCTCGGAGCCCTCATGGGTCTCTATCCACCCTCGTCCGGAGAGATACGGCTGCTCGGCCATCCGCTCGCGGGCAAGCCCCCGACCGAATGCGTCACGCACGGTCTGGCCCTTGTGCCCGAAGGCCGCCGGCTTTTTCCGGAAATGAGCGTTCGGGAAAATCTCGAGATGGGTGCTTACCTGCCGGCCGCGCGCCGCGCCCTCGCCGAGAATATCGAGAAGGTCTACAGCCTGTTTCCGATCCTAAAGCAAAAGGCGGGGCAGCACGCGGGCGAACTGAGCGGCGGTCAGCAGCAGATGGTTGCCATCGGCCGCGCGCTGATGACATCGCCGCGCATTCTGCTGCTCGATGAACCGTTCCTTGGCGTTGCGCCGCTTCTTGTCGATGAAGTCATGCACGCGCTCGGGCTCATCGCTGCCGATGGAATGACGGTCGTTCTTGTCGAACAGAACATCCACCGGGCGCTCGATTTCGTCGACCGCGCCTACGTGATTGAGAGCGGGCGAATTGTCCTCGAAGGGACACGCGAATCGCTATTGGGCGACACGAACTTCAGCAACAAATTCCTCGGAATTGACTGA